The genomic interval TGGCTGCCCTGGCGATAGCCTGAAGGAAATCCGCGCAAAACGGCTCTTTCGTTCGCGCTCCCACATAGTAAGCTTTACCCAGTCCATAGGCGTTTTCCGTCACTACCGGCCGACCGGCGTAAAAATCGTCCTCGTACACCGCAACAATTTCCGCTGTCTCGGCATGAATCAGTTCGCAAAATTCATGTATTTCGTACGAGCCGCTCAATCCCAGCTTATTGTCGGGTTGAAAACGCAACGAATTCCGGTCATGGTCATACAATCCTTCCGCTTCCTCCGCCCAGACGCCGAGAACGCGGCGCAACGGTCCCGGAAAGCCGCCAAGAAAACAAAGGTCATGCTGATCAACAATTCCCGACCAATACGTGGCGACGAATATGCCGCCTTGCTCGACAAAACGTTCAATCGCCGCGCCAACGCCCGGGCGCACCATGTACAGCATGGGAGCAACAACAAGCTTGTACTTGCTGAAATCCGCTTCCATATCAACCACATCGACGGCGATTCCCAGCTCCCACAACGCTTTGTAGTAGCTTAACACCGTTTCCTCGTAGTGAAGGCCAATATTGCGGGGACCTTGGGCATCCTTGACCGCCCACCGATTCTCCCAATCGAAAATGACCGCCGCTTCCGCGTGGACAGCCGTTCCGCGGACGGAATCCAGCTTCTCCAAAACAGCGCCGACTTCCGCGACATCGCGAAATACCCGGGTATGTTCGTGCCCGCAGTGATCGATCACCGCGCCATGAAACTTTTCGCTTGCCCCGCGGCTTTTTCTCCACTGGAAGTATTGGACCGAATCCGCTCCATGCGCGACAGCCTGCAACGAGGACAGAAGATGCATTCCCGGCCGCTTCAGTTTGCTCACGGGCTGCCAGTTTGTCAGGCTCGGTGTGCTTTCCATCAGCACAAACGGCTTGCCCCCGTTCAAGGAGCGGAACATATCATGATTCAGCGCGGCCCAGGCCGCGATATCCGTCTGCCTCGGCTCATCGTGCCATGCCGGATAAGCATCCCATGAGACGACATCGAGCACCTTGGCGAATTTCCAGTAATTCAATCCTTCATATGCTTCCATCATGTTGGCGGTCACCGGCAAATCGGCGCGGATCGCTTTCAATGGCGCGATTTCGTGCCGGCAAAAGTCAACGGTTTGATCCGTCACGAACCGCTTCCAATCCAAATTGAGTCCGTGCAGCATCATTTCACCGTGCGGCGCCGGCGACTCAATCTGTTCCCACGAAGTAAAGGTGTGACTCCAAAAAGCCGTCCACCAGGCATGGTTCAACGCCTCCAATGTGCCATACCTCGCCTTGAGCCATTGGCGAAAAGCCGCCTGGCACAATTCGCAATGGCATTCGCCGCCATACTCATTCGAGATATGCCAACCGATAACCGCCGGATGAGCCGCGTAACGTTCCGCCAGCTTGCGGTTGATGCAAGCCACTTTTTCCCGATAAACCGGCGACGTGTAGCAGTGATTATGGCGCCCCCCGTGCCGGATCCTGACCCGGTCCGGACCTACGCGCAACACTTCCGGATAGGCGGCGGACATCCAGGCCGGTCGCGCCCCGCTCGGCGTGGCCAGCCACACATAAATGCCGTTTTCGGCAAGTCGATCCAGCACTTGGTCTAGCCAGGCAAAATCAAATACGCCTTCTTCCGGCTCCAGCCTGGACCAGGCAAAAAT from Bacilli bacterium carries:
- a CDS encoding beta-galactosidase, whose protein sequence is MNKRYAPISPKVPRFLHGADYNPDQWLHDPAILDEDIRLMKLAKCNVMSVGIFAWSRLEPEEGVFDFAWLDQVLDRLAENGIYVWLATPSGARPAWMSAAYPEVLRVGPDRVRIRHGGRHNHCYTSPVYREKVACINRKLAERYAAHPAVIGWHISNEYGGECHCELCQAAFRQWLKARYGTLEALNHAWWTAFWSHTFTSWEQIESPAPHGEMMLHGLNLDWKRFVTDQTVDFCRHEIAPLKAIRADLPVTANMMEAYEGLNYWKFAKVLDVVSWDAYPAWHDEPRQTDIAAWAALNHDMFRSLNGGKPFVLMESTPSLTNWQPVSKLKRPGMHLLSSLQAVAHGADSVQYFQWRKSRGASEKFHGAVIDHCGHEHTRVFRDVAEVGAVLEKLDSVRGTAVHAEAAVIFDWENRWAVKDAQGPRNIGLHYEETVLSYYKALWELGIAVDVVDMEADFSKYKLVVAPMLYMVRPGVGAAIERFVEQGGIFVATYWSGIVDQHDLCFLGGFPGPLRRVLGVWAEEAEGLYDHDRNSLRFQPDNKLGLSGSYEIHEFCELIHAETAEIVAVYEDDFYAGRPVVTENAYGLGKAYYVGARTKEPFCADFLQAIARAAKVQRALNTTLPPGVTAQVREDDAYEYVFVMNFSGQEQQVALDERDYVDLLTAERLPSGSVLRLAVHGMRLLRRNIFRLRIG